Proteins from a genomic interval of Stenotrophomonas sp. 24(2023):
- a CDS encoding pilus assembly protein, with translation MNTTGRRQRGVVTIEYALMLMFGLVPLLLFTFSGVLIMAAQQTLATASAEGARASLRFASNDERRVAACEAARRSMQWLLEFSGQSPSCTGGGSGAIVVSAATPCTGLPAASCITVTVSYDYRNHPFLPGTGRVYGWVMKDVIRSVAVAQLDLGNSN, from the coding sequence ATGAATACGACAGGCCGGCGCCAGCGCGGCGTCGTCACCATCGAATATGCCCTGATGCTGATGTTCGGGCTGGTACCGCTGCTGCTGTTCACGTTTTCCGGCGTCCTCATCATGGCCGCGCAGCAGACCCTGGCCACCGCATCGGCCGAAGGTGCGCGTGCTTCGCTGCGCTTTGCCAGCAACGATGAGCGCCGTGTCGCCGCCTGTGAAGCCGCACGCCGCTCGATGCAGTGGCTGCTTGAATTTTCCGGACAGTCCCCGAGCTGCACCGGCGGTGGCAGCGGCGCCATCGTGGTGTCGGCCGCCACCCCATGCACGGGGCTGCCAGCGGCCAGCTGCATCACCGTCACGGTGAGCTACGACTACAGGAACCATCCCTTCCTGCCCGGCACCGGGCGGGTCTATGGCTGGGTGATGAAAGACGTTATCCGCAGCGTCGCCGTCGCCCAGCTCGATCTTGGCAACAGCAACTGA
- a CDS encoding prepilin peptidase, producing the protein MTLLGLLAIGLCLRIAISDLYARRVPNAWLLGTSALAMVALLAGQFIGPPAAWMPHLLGALLGLVALLPFYAIGWMGAGDVKFFAVIGLLLGMHALLPVWIIASLAAGAHAVAVLACARLPLVLPTPLQLQWERSHRYWRNRPSVQRMQGARQGRQGIPYAAYMGIAAIGWVLWTVHGGSP; encoded by the coding sequence ATGACGTTGCTGGGATTGCTGGCCATCGGACTGTGCCTGCGGATCGCGATCAGCGATCTGTACGCACGTCGGGTGCCCAATGCCTGGCTGCTGGGCACATCCGCATTGGCGATGGTGGCGTTGCTGGCCGGGCAGTTCATCGGGCCACCCGCGGCCTGGATGCCGCACCTGCTCGGTGCACTGCTCGGCCTGGTGGCCTTGCTGCCGTTCTACGCGATCGGCTGGATGGGCGCCGGCGATGTCAAGTTCTTCGCGGTGATCGGCCTGTTGCTGGGCATGCATGCCCTGCTGCCGGTGTGGATCATCGCCAGCCTGGCCGCCGGTGCCCATGCCGTGGCCGTGCTGGCCTGCGCGCGCCTGCCGCTGGTGCTGCCCACGCCCCTGCAGCTGCAGTGGGAGCGCAGCCACCGCTACTGGCGCAACCGCCCCTCGGTGCAGCGCATGCAGGGCGCACGCCAGGGCCGCCAGGGCATCCCCTATGCCGCCTACATGGGCATCGCGGCAATCGGTTGGGTGCTGTGGACCGTGCACGGAGGTTCGCCATGA
- a CDS encoding Flp family type IVb pilin: MNASIRRFLVEEDGVTALEYGLLAAVIAGVLVVVAKDEIGTFFKNLFEKLTTIVDGAASSA; the protein is encoded by the coding sequence ATGAACGCATCGATCCGCAGATTCCTCGTCGAAGAAGATGGCGTGACCGCGCTTGAATATGGCCTGCTGGCCGCCGTGATCGCCGGCGTGCTGGTGGTGGTCGCCAAGGACGAAATCGGGACCTTCTTCAAGAACCTCTTCGAGAAGCTCACCACCATCGTCGACGGCGCCGCCAGCTCGGCCTGA
- the cpaB gene encoding Flp pilus assembly protein CpaB — translation MLKLTRIVAIALIALAVVLAVVALFVSRRAAPASAPAPITASAAQDTQSVPVVEAIARLPAGEPISAASVRVARRTAPVHGAITDLSAVVGAVPLHDVAEGSPIVQGVLAQGFSLQLRAGERALAVPVDELVGAGNRILPGDFVDVFLNLKSATNYGSANEVAQTRLLLSRLRVLSYGQQDIAAAAPPAATEDTAANDDPRAADIKGGARSSGTSGTEAPPARSAVLAVPVADANRLLLGAQQGKLFLALRNPADQGAPDLALFPQARGVLAPVRGLDAEQQQALQRPENNAYAGLDGDALAGQPGAARPAATAPSTPAPPRRSTPRSTGIEIIRGTGGTPSGSL, via the coding sequence ATGCTCAAGCTGACCCGAATCGTTGCCATCGCCCTGATCGCCCTGGCCGTCGTGCTGGCGGTGGTTGCCCTGTTCGTCAGCCGCCGCGCCGCGCCGGCCAGCGCCCCGGCGCCGATCACGGCCAGCGCCGCGCAGGACACGCAGAGCGTACCGGTGGTGGAAGCCATTGCCCGGTTGCCCGCCGGCGAACCGATCAGCGCCGCCAGCGTGCGCGTGGCACGCCGCACCGCACCGGTGCACGGCGCGATCACCGATCTGTCCGCTGTGGTCGGTGCGGTTCCCCTGCATGATGTCGCCGAAGGCAGCCCGATCGTCCAGGGCGTGCTGGCCCAAGGTTTCTCGCTGCAGCTGCGTGCCGGCGAACGTGCCCTGGCCGTGCCGGTGGATGAACTGGTCGGCGCCGGCAACCGCATCCTGCCCGGTGATTTCGTCGATGTCTTCCTCAACCTGAAGTCGGCCACCAATTACGGCTCGGCCAACGAAGTCGCACAGACCCGCCTGCTGCTGTCACGCCTGCGCGTGCTCAGCTACGGCCAGCAGGACATCGCTGCGGCCGCACCGCCTGCGGCGACGGAAGACACCGCTGCCAACGACGACCCACGCGCTGCGGACATCAAGGGCGGCGCGCGCAGCAGCGGTACCAGTGGTACCGAAGCGCCGCCCGCGCGCAGCGCGGTGCTGGCCGTCCCGGTGGCCGATGCCAACCGCCTGCTGCTGGGAGCGCAGCAAGGCAAGCTGTTCCTGGCCCTGCGCAACCCCGCCGACCAGGGGGCACCGGATCTGGCCTTGTTCCCGCAGGCACGTGGCGTGCTGGCGCCGGTACGCGGGCTGGATGCCGAACAACAGCAGGCGTTGCAGCGACCGGAAAACAATGCGTATGCCGGCCTGGATGGCGACGCGCTGGCGGGCCAGCCCGGCGCTGCACGCCCGGCGGCCACCGCGCCGTCCACGCCTGCACCGCCACGGCGCAGCACACCGCGCAGCACCGGCATCGAAATCATCCGTGGCACCGGCGGCACGCCGTCCGGATCCCTCTGA
- a CDS encoding type II and III secretion system protein family protein produces MSEPRPTAPGSATRRFGWRLVLLLVLLPGTALQAADELVLQTREQRPWTLPANLERVAIADPAVADIVMLRGQRQALLVGKAPGSTTLLLWHHKQAEPQRLLVRVRSAVQGAADSAGSGLQFTQQDQQGLLQGTTPTALEHIQAQKAATMALGDKGQLADTSQISSGGVVQVEVKVVEFNKTALRQVGVSFGNNNGGFSYGLVRPGGNFPGYTGVLPGMKTPQGENEKESPVSSAFRLLFGSTKGRWNADVELLQSNGLARVLAEPTLVALSGQSASFLAGGELPILEPQGLGTTTVTFKPFGIGLTVTPTVLGPDRIALKVAPEASDLDYSNTLSYNGVQIPSISTRRADTTVELGDGESFVIGGLVSSTVASTVNKMPLLGDLPIIGTFFRNLDYKRQDKELVIIVTPRLVQPLARNTELPLPGEREAKPNLPEWGAWLIGPAGPDVLPGFSR; encoded by the coding sequence ATGAGTGAGCCCCGCCCGACTGCCCCCGGTTCCGCCACACGCCGCTTTGGCTGGCGGCTCGTCCTGTTGCTGGTGCTGTTGCCGGGCACGGCGCTGCAGGCGGCCGACGAGCTGGTGCTGCAGACCCGCGAACAGCGCCCGTGGACACTGCCGGCGAACCTGGAACGGGTGGCCATCGCCGATCCGGCCGTGGCCGACATCGTGATGCTGCGGGGGCAGCGCCAGGCACTGCTGGTCGGCAAGGCCCCCGGCAGCACGACCCTGCTGCTGTGGCACCACAAGCAGGCAGAGCCACAGCGCCTGCTGGTCCGCGTACGCAGCGCGGTGCAGGGCGCTGCCGATTCCGCCGGCAGCGGCCTGCAGTTCACCCAGCAGGACCAGCAGGGCCTGCTGCAGGGCACCACGCCGACAGCACTGGAACACATCCAGGCGCAGAAGGCCGCGACGATGGCCCTGGGCGACAAGGGCCAGCTGGCCGATACCTCGCAGATCAGCAGTGGCGGCGTGGTGCAGGTGGAAGTGAAGGTGGTCGAGTTCAACAAGACCGCCCTGCGCCAGGTCGGCGTGAGTTTCGGCAACAACAACGGCGGCTTCTCCTACGGACTGGTCCGCCCCGGCGGCAACTTCCCCGGCTACACCGGCGTCCTGCCCGGCATGAAGACCCCCCAGGGCGAGAACGAGAAGGAATCCCCGGTCTCCTCCGCCTTCCGCCTGCTGTTCGGCTCGACCAAGGGGCGCTGGAACGCCGATGTCGAACTGCTGCAGAGCAACGGCCTGGCACGCGTGCTGGCCGAACCCACGCTGGTGGCGCTGTCGGGCCAGAGCGCCAGTTTCCTGGCCGGTGGTGAACTGCCGATCCTCGAGCCCCAGGGCCTGGGCACCACCACGGTGACGTTCAAGCCCTTCGGCATCGGCCTGACCGTGACGCCCACCGTGCTCGGCCCGGACCGCATCGCCCTGAAGGTCGCCCCGGAAGCCAGCGACCTGGATTACAGCAACACCCTCAGCTACAACGGCGTGCAGATTCCCTCCATCAGCACCCGCCGCGCCGACACCACGGTGGAACTGGGGGATGGCGAGAGCTTCGTGATCGGCGGCCTGGTCAGCTCCACCGTGGCATCGACCGTCAACAAGATGCCGCTGCTGGGCGACCTGCCGATCATCGGCACGTTCTTCCGCAACCTGGACTACAAGCGCCAGGACAAGGAGCTGGTCATCATCGTCACCCCGCGCCTGGTGCAGCCCCTGGCGCGCAACACCGAACTGCCGCTGCCCGGCGAACGCGAGGCCAAGCCCAACCTGCCCGAATGGG